Proteins from one Deltaproteobacteria bacterium genomic window:
- a CDS encoding MBL fold metallo-hydrolase: MGKPSSLITLGTAGGPSAQPARAQSSNLLTVNGTHYVIDAGDGVSRRLARAGIKLSEIGIVFITHHHDDHTAGLSTLLSLAWDRQRVKPIDVYGPPRTEELVQAAVNYCAISAEIRIADGGRTKPIAQVFCGHDRGTGMIYQDDNIKVTAVENTHFSFHKGAAAGKHKSYSYRFETPDRVIVFTGDTGPSAAVTALAAGADLLVTETSSCEDRKQAMIEDGRWQAMTPAEQAGIMQQATQGHMSLEAIGKTAAQAQVKTVVLSHLTQRFGSTDYTPWADEVKKYFAGAVVIANDLMEF, translated from the coding sequence ATGGGAAAGCCATCGTCGCTAATCACGCTCGGCACCGCGGGCGGGCCGTCGGCCCAGCCGGCCCGGGCGCAATCGTCCAATCTATTAACAGTGAACGGGACCCATTATGTCATCGATGCCGGCGATGGCGTATCACGCCGGTTGGCGCGGGCGGGAATCAAGCTAAGCGAGATCGGCATCGTCTTCATCACCCACCATCATGACGATCACACCGCAGGCCTCAGCACGCTCCTGTCCCTGGCATGGGACCGCCAGAGGGTTAAACCGATCGACGTCTACGGCCCGCCGCGCACGGAAGAATTGGTCCAGGCCGCCGTAAATTATTGCGCCATCAGCGCCGAGATCAGGATCGCCGACGGCGGCCGCACCAAGCCGATCGCTCAAGTATTCTGCGGCCATGACCGGGGCACCGGCATGATCTATCAGGACGACAACATCAAAGTGACGGCGGTGGAAAACACCCATTTCAGTTTTCACAAAGGCGCCGCCGCCGGTAAGCACAAGTCTTATTCTTACCGTTTCGAGACTCCCGACCGGGTGATCGTCTTCACCGGTGACACCGGCCCCAGCGCCGCCGTCACCGCGCTTGCCGCCGGCGCCGATTTACTCGTCACCGAGACTTCCTCCTGCGAGGATCGCAAGCAGGCCATGATCGAAGACGGCCGCTGGCAAGCCATGACTCCAGCGGAGCAAGCAGGCATCATGCAGCAAGCGACCCAAGGCCATATGTCATTGGAAGCGATCGGCAAAACCGCGGCGCAAGCTCAAGTCAAAACCGTCGTGCTGTCGCACCTGACCCAGCGCTTCGGCTCCACCGACTACACACCCTGGGCCGATGAAGTGAAGAAATACTTTGCTGGCGCCGTCGTGATCGCCAACGACTTGATGGAGTTTTGA
- a CDS encoding DUF4258 domain-containing protein, giving the protein MESESFGLIRIDEVLEALDSGEIIEDYPEDQPYPSCLILGRTRANRPLHVVCAPVVDEQRLIVITIYQPDPARWEADLKGRKRL; this is encoded by the coding sequence ATGGAATCGGAATCCTTCGGACTTATTCGCATTGATGAAGTGCTTGAGGCCCTCGATAGCGGCGAGATCATCGAGGATTATCCCGAAGATCAGCCCTATCCGAGCTGTCTGATTCTTGGCCGGACGCGGGCGAATAGACCGCTCCATGTTGTCTGCGCTCCTGTCGTAGACGAGCAGCGTTTGATCGTTATTACAATTTATCAGCCAGATCCGGCGAGATGGGAAGCAGACCTTAAAGGGAGGAAACGGTTATGA
- a CDS encoding YgiT-type zinc finger protein, with protein sequence MKCVICKTGAVTKSSVQVEVKVGYDHLLTTIEAESCVECGEAYYSAEILRQLERLRDEFARKEIAPRSVGTVYQIP encoded by the coding sequence ATGAAGTGTGTGATTTGTAAAACCGGTGCGGTGACAAAATCCTCAGTCCAAGTCGAAGTTAAAGTTGGCTACGACCATCTGTTGACAACTATCGAGGCTGAAAGCTGCGTTGAGTGCGGCGAGGCTTATTATTCCGCCGAGATTTTGCGGCAGCTTGAGCGATTACGAGACGAGTTTGCCCGCAAAGAGATTGCGCCGCGTTCCGTGGGTACGGTTTACCAGATTCCTTGA